A single window of Acetobacteraceae bacterium DNA harbors:
- a CDS encoding type 1 glutamine amidotransferase domain-containing protein, with amino-acid sequence MKIFLCLLGFASALSPVCSVQAAYASQENNAKQLSPSFNLQGKKILFVITSADKLGTSKMKSGYWMEELAAPYEILSKAGAEITLASPKGGLPPVDDFSLRKRFLSDYIKAFKKDDTAQKKLAKTIPLSQVKAEDYDALYYPAGFGIFMDLVENKTSIDLIESFSRAHKPMAFLCQAPAVLKNVKNAAGQEIVRGLNVTALRNSEEAGGAMLRPYVWLIPPGMEAIGNDLTYKREKLPEKEFLQKMDLTDKIPFLVENMLKSEGANYQAKPNMASFTVTDVTGDNGFLITGQNPYSAKEIAEKLAEVLQQIKVTQ; translated from the coding sequence GTGAAAATTTTTTTATGTCTCTTAGGCTTTGCTTCTGCGCTTTCACCTGTATGTTCAGTGCAGGCGGCATATGCTTCTCAAGAAAATAATGCAAAACAATTGTCGCCTTCTTTTAATCTGCAGGGCAAAAAAATTCTTTTTGTGATTACTTCGGCAGATAAATTAGGTACCAGTAAAATGAAATCCGGCTACTGGATGGAAGAGCTGGCAGCCCCTTATGAAATTTTATCAAAGGCTGGCGCGGAGATTACGTTGGCTTCCCCAAAAGGCGGTTTGCCACCAGTGGATGATTTTAGTTTGAGAAAGCGTTTTCTCAGTGATTATATCAAAGCGTTTAAAAAAGATGATACAGCACAAAAAAAACTGGCTAAGACCATTCCGCTTTCTCAGGTAAAGGCAGAGGATTATGATGCCCTTTATTATCCGGCGGGTTTTGGGATTTTTATGGATTTGGTTGAGAATAAGACCTCGATTGATTTGATTGAATCCTTTTCACGGGCACATAAGCCGATGGCGTTTCTTTGCCAAGCACCAGCGGTTTTGAAAAATGTGAAAAATGCCGCTGGGCAGGAAATTGTCAGGGGACTAAATGTGACGGCCTTGCGTAACAGTGAAGAGGCTGGCGGGGCTATGCTGCGTCCTTATGTTTGGCTTATTCCGCCTGGGATGGAGGCAATTGGTAATGATTTGACGTATAAGCGTGAAAAATTACCAGAGAAGGAATTTCTGCAAAAAATGGATCTAACAGATAAAATTCCTTTTTTAGTTGAAAATATGCTTAAATCTGAGGGGGCAAATTATCAGGCCAAGCCAAATATGGCCTCTTTCACGGTGACAGATGTGACGGGGGATAACGGCTTTTTAATTACAGGGCAGAATCCTTATTCTGCTAAGGAGATTGCTGAGAAATTAGCGGAAGTTTTGCAACAGATAAAAGTGACGCAATAG
- a CDS encoding sel1 repeat family protein — MKFLLSLLLLLITANALAEPVSPNILTSLEAKAHGGDPHAQFQLGQIYYDGIDVPCNFKKALYFFQKAALQGDDEALHMLGDMYAFGLGTPKNLALAFKYQIEAADKGNEEGQYAAAISYYFGRGTRQNYPMAKKYFELAAAQDNARAQFNLGMMYYDGIGVAKNFSKAREYFQKAAAQNYGKASFRLGEIYYYGDGVRRDLIKAHDYWGQAGNAGYAKALLYLGFSAYFGKGVTPDSDQAALYFNKACKADVAEACDALTTLKNGNMLSLPKEMAEAG, encoded by the coding sequence ATGAAATTTCTACTTTCCCTGCTTCTTCTGCTCATAACTGCAAATGCACTGGCAGAACCAGTCTCTCCTAACATTCTAACCTCCTTAGAAGCAAAGGCGCATGGAGGAGACCCTCATGCCCAATTTCAGTTAGGGCAGATTTACTACGATGGGATTGATGTGCCTTGTAATTTTAAAAAAGCGCTTTATTTTTTCCAAAAAGCAGCCCTTCAAGGCGATGATGAGGCCCTTCATATGCTTGGTGATATGTATGCTTTTGGTCTCGGCACACCAAAAAATCTTGCCTTAGCTTTTAAATATCAGATTGAGGCCGCCGACAAAGGCAATGAAGAAGGGCAATATGCAGCAGCCATCAGCTATTATTTCGGCAGAGGCACCCGACAAAATTATCCTATGGCAAAAAAATATTTTGAACTGGCAGCGGCACAAGACAATGCACGGGCACAATTTAATTTAGGCATGATGTATTATGACGGGATCGGCGTTGCCAAAAATTTTTCCAAAGCACGGGAATATTTTCAGAAAGCCGCTGCTCAAAATTACGGTAAAGCCTCTTTTCGCCTTGGTGAAATCTATTATTACGGTGACGGCGTTCGCCGTGACCTCATCAAAGCACATGATTATTGGGGGCAGGCAGGAAATGCCGGCTATGCAAAAGCCTTACTCTATCTTGGCTTTAGTGCCTATTTCGGCAAAGGCGTCACACCTGACAGCGATCAGGCGGCACTCTATTTTAACAAGGCCTGCAAAGCCGATGTGGCAGAAGCCTGCGATGCCCTAACGACCTTAAAAAACGGCAATATGCTTTCCCTCCCAAAAGAGATGGCAGAGGCAGGCTGA
- a CDS encoding TonB-dependent receptor: protein MTHHCHDHGDNSKLIFSACCRTAARQLSRWLNPQNHASIYYALRPQCSEGRHFFTLSLDRSQWVVSMALSASLLSSVPIVQAASLVEVKKWGTKAEISLPLPSVRKSFDPSQSSTYQHFFDSGSSQKIQRQKIKRKHLISPQAEHFGVSGHYHPPHSIGSHNAQETIGRETLSHFVAGTNALEALALSTPGASFSSGSALGTDAQSNSFYLRGYDQDQLGASFDGIPMGDQTFAAPGAAVTQVVIQENLASVSASQGAGALDMPSSQTLGGSLTYTSLDPSDKFHVSIGQEFGSFKGYRTFGRWDSGRLNHTGTKFQASFLRNSSDLWSNGIAQRWGGEGRGFQRQEVVNFKAIQPISNFGKLSLTSLWEDSPQYNAPQNTGHMLGSLGYGDSNFYPDYNKAKHWASACKSGDLNGLPSGVSQEDACNLSYQNSAVTRVYLEALRGDFQISPKVKSSSIVYGQATDYWIGQANPTLQTPHQKGGIAADMAGQNQHFKGYRVGLTHNFEFDLGHRNHLKTGIWYENNRWHQPDLLSAYGVNDPVNNVFNLTNSGSFTADQTRFTTNTFQFYIENAFKPARNMTFTYGFKSLVQTTNGGTTYRASDESLAAWGNEENAFRPVYGRLTSSNAFLPHFNYDWHFKPGHEFYFDVAENMRPFEPGGEAWSSELGNSGSLGSAQEAFNIEKKSLRPERTWNYVVGYRYNGKPFSLGIDYYHTDYIGRLGTITTGSSVSTNISSTLANLGGEKMDGVDLIGVAHLSNLFHFPAALGQFNFMNSFSYSHDVYENGGIPTAEGAVSIRGVQQVFYPRYMYKTNLHYVNGRLGWDLNVNYNSKRNVTYTGDFKIPAYWSSEFTGFYLLGRRGKEDNLKLSFGITNLFGQHYVAAGGETNLTAQGAGNNAGTPNLTWAAPRSFFGTVNFAF, encoded by the coding sequence ATGACCCATCATTGCCATGATCATGGTGATAATTCCAAGCTGATATTTTCCGCCTGTTGTCGAACGGCAGCAAGGCAGTTAAGCCGTTGGTTGAATCCTCAAAATCACGCTTCGATTTATTATGCGCTACGTCCGCAATGTTCGGAAGGCAGGCATTTTTTCACGCTGTCTTTAGACCGTTCGCAATGGGTTGTGTCAATGGCACTTTCAGCCTCTTTACTTTCTTCTGTGCCGATCGTGCAGGCGGCATCTCTTGTGGAAGTGAAAAAATGGGGAACAAAGGCGGAAATCTCTCTCCCTTTACCGTCTGTAAGGAAATCTTTTGATCCTTCCCAAAGTTCAACATATCAGCATTTCTTTGATTCAGGCTCTTCTCAAAAAATTCAGCGTCAAAAAATCAAGAGAAAACATCTGATCTCACCGCAAGCAGAGCATTTTGGTGTTTCAGGACATTATCATCCGCCCCATTCTATAGGGTCGCATAATGCACAGGAAACGATTGGACGTGAAACGCTTTCTCATTTTGTCGCTGGTACCAATGCGCTTGAAGCGCTTGCACTTTCGACACCGGGAGCCAGCTTCTCCTCTGGCAGTGCTTTAGGCACAGATGCGCAAAGCAATAGTTTCTATCTTAGGGGCTATGATCAGGATCAGTTGGGGGCAAGTTTTGACGGGATACCGATGGGGGATCAGACATTTGCTGCTCCGGGTGCGGCGGTTACGCAGGTTGTTATTCAAGAAAACCTAGCCTCCGTATCTGCCAGTCAGGGGGCAGGGGCACTGGATATGCCTTCGTCCCAAACATTAGGCGGTTCCTTGACTTATACGAGTTTAGATCCGTCTGATAAATTTCATGTCAGTATTGGTCAGGAATTTGGCAGTTTTAAAGGCTATCGTACTTTCGGGCGTTGGGATTCAGGACGTTTAAATCATACGGGGACAAAATTCCAAGCTTCTTTTTTACGGAATTCTTCGGATTTATGGAGCAATGGCATCGCCCAAAGATGGGGCGGTGAAGGGCGAGGATTTCAACGTCAGGAGGTGGTTAATTTCAAGGCAATTCAGCCAATTTCTAATTTTGGGAAACTCTCTTTAACCTCCCTTTGGGAAGATTCGCCTCAATATAATGCACCGCAAAATACAGGACATATGCTGGGCTCTTTAGGTTATGGGGATTCAAATTTTTACCCCGATTATAATAAGGCCAAGCACTGGGCGAGTGCCTGTAAAAGCGGTGATTTAAATGGCCTGCCGTCCGGGGTAAGTCAGGAGGATGCCTGCAATCTCTCTTATCAAAATAGTGCGGTGACACGGGTTTATTTGGAGGCCCTTAGAGGGGATTTTCAAATTAGCCCTAAGGTCAAATCAAGCTCTATCGTTTATGGGCAGGCAACGGATTATTGGATAGGGCAGGCTAATCCGACGTTGCAAACACCTCATCAGAAAGGCGGCATTGCAGCGGATATGGCTGGTCAAAATCAGCATTTTAAAGGTTATCGTGTCGGTCTTACCCATAATTTTGAGTTTGATTTAGGCCATCGTAATCATTTGAAAACAGGCATTTGGTATGAAAATAACAGATGGCATCAGCCAGATCTTCTTTCAGCCTATGGTGTAAATGATCCTGTGAATAATGTGTTTAACCTCACGAATTCAGGAAGTTTTACGGCAGATCAAACCCGTTTTACGACAAATACTTTTCAGTTTTATATCGAAAATGCCTTTAAACCGGCTCGCAACATGACTTTTACCTATGGGTTTAAGTCTTTAGTGCAAACGACCAATGGGGGGACGACGTATAGAGCGTCTGATGAAAGTTTGGCCGCATGGGGTAATGAAGAAAATGCTTTTCGGCCGGTGTATGGGCGGTTGACTTCATCCAATGCGTTTTTACCGCACTTTAACTATGACTGGCATTTTAAGCCGGGGCATGAATTTTATTTTGATGTTGCGGAAAATATGCGTCCTTTTGAGCCGGGCGGTGAGGCGTGGTCCAGTGAGCTTGGGAATAGTGGCTCTTTGGGAAGTGCGCAGGAAGCGTTCAATATCGAAAAAAAGTCGCTTCGTCCGGAGCGTACATGGAATTATGTCGTTGGCTATCGTTATAATGGCAAGCCTTTTAGTCTTGGGATTGATTATTATCATACCGATTATATTGGGCGCTTAGGCACCATTACGACAGGGTCTTCAGTGAGTACCAATATTTCCTCTACCTTAGCGAATTTAGGTGGAGAAAAAATGGATGGTGTGGATTTAATTGGGGTTGCTCATCTTTCCAATCTCTTCCATTTTCCAGCTGCTTTAGGGCAGTTTAACTTCATGAATAGTTTTTCCTATAGTCATGATGTCTATGAAAATGGGGGCATTCCGACAGCAGAAGGGGCTGTTTCCATTCGGGGTGTTCAGCAGGTTTTTTATCCAAGATATATGTATAAAACCAATCTTCATTATGTGAATGGGCGTTTGGGTTGGGATTTAAATGTTAATTATAACAGTAAACGGAACGTGACTTATACAGGGGATTTTAAAATCCCTGCTTATTGGAGTTCTGAATTTACGGGATTTTATCTGCTTGGCAGAAGGGGGAAAGAAGATAATCTAAAGCTGAGTTTTGGGATTACCAATCTTTTTGGTCAACATTATGTCGCCGCCGGTGGGGAAACGAACCTGACGGCCCAAGGAGCAGGCAATAATGCCGGAACGCCGAATTTGACTTGGGCAGCGCCTCGTTCTTTTTTCGGTACTGTGAATTTCGCTTTTTAA